The window GTTCCTTTAGACAAAAAAATTGATATGCTGGTATCAGTAAATATGAACCTGGGAATTCATTACAGAGACTCCAGAAATAAAGGAAGGAATATCAAGTTGTCTGAATTCCATTTTATGGAAGCTCTTAAACAACTTGATTTAATTAAAGGAGAAGTAAATCCTGAGACAAAAATAGACTTATATCAGGCACTTCAAGAGTTTTATCATCTGAAAAAAGATTATAGGAAAGCTATAGAATATGGAGATAATATGCTGGTTTTGGAAAAGTCTAACAGCATGCCTTATAATAGAAGAGTCGGATATATGGTATTGGCAAAATCTTACCTGGGAATTGGAGATAATACAACTTCACAAAAATACCTTGATCTTTTTCAAAATTGAATGACAGTATTATTTCCGCAGAAAAAGATGCTGTGGAAGCTCCTGTTAAAAAGGTGATCTCAGAGACTAAGATTGCCGGAGATAAAAAGATAAAAACAATTGTTCTTATCTCTTTTATTGTTCTTGTTTTTATAACTTCAGGCATGCTGATATACCGAAGAAGAAGCAATAAGATGATCCGTAAAAAATATGATGATCTGATCGTTAAAATGAATCTTGAAAATCAGAACAGTACAAGAGAACCAGTACAAGAGAAGACTACCGAAAATAATGCAATAAAATCCTCTATTACCATTACAGACGAAACCATAAAGGCGCTGCTTCTTAAACTTGAAAAATTTGAAGGCTCAAAGAAGTTTCTTCGTAAGGATCTGAGCCTTAGTTGGATGGCGAATAGCTTGGGAACCAATCCGAAATATCTGTCGGAAGTCATTAAGATTTATAAAAATCATAGTTTTACAAGC of the Chryseobacterium capnotolerans genome contains:
- a CDS encoding helix-turn-helix domain-containing protein; this encodes MNDSIISAEKDAVEAPVKKVISETKIAGDKKIKTIVLISFIVLVFITSGMLIYRRRSNKMIRKKYDDLIVKMNLENQNSTREPVQEKTTENNAIKSSITITDETIKALLLKLEKFEGSKKFLRKDLSLSWMANSLGTNPKYLSEVIKIYKNHSFTSYINELRVNYAIKMLYDNPVYREYKIASLAEECGYVTPRVFVNAFKQQTGFTPSYFVEQLKVVV